Proteins encoded within one genomic window of Couchioplanes caeruleus:
- a CDS encoding ABC transporter ATP-binding protein: MSTHSLAGLTQAGDRSTRPFLEVKDLTVRFETDDGLVQAVSSSSFAVERGKTLGIVGESGSGKSVTSLAVLGLHRTRSNAKVSGQIWLDDQELVTATDEQVRRLRGGKMAMIFQDPLSAMHPYYTVGAQIVEAYRVHHPKASKKEARERAIDMLARVGIPQPEKRFSEYGHQFSGGMRQRAMIAMALVNDPQLLIADEPTTALDVTVQAQILDLIRDLQEEFGSAVIMITHDLGVVAELADDVLVMYGGKIIERGPAADVFHEPQHPYTWGLLGSMPRLDREVRDRLTPVKGTPPSLINLPSGCAFHPRCPYAGRNGDRSFTEVPELRGGVHAVACHMSAEQRRTIFEQEVAPNL; this comes from the coding sequence ATGTCGACACACTCCCTCGCGGGCCTCACGCAGGCGGGCGACCGCAGCACCCGGCCGTTCCTCGAGGTCAAGGACCTCACCGTCCGCTTCGAGACCGACGACGGCCTCGTCCAGGCGGTCAGCTCGTCGTCGTTCGCGGTCGAGCGCGGCAAGACCCTCGGCATCGTCGGCGAGTCCGGCTCGGGCAAGAGCGTGACGTCGCTCGCCGTCCTGGGCCTGCACCGGACCCGCAGCAACGCCAAGGTGTCGGGCCAGATCTGGCTGGACGATCAGGAGCTGGTCACCGCCACCGACGAGCAGGTGCGCCGGCTGCGCGGCGGCAAGATGGCGATGATCTTCCAGGATCCGCTGAGCGCGATGCACCCGTACTACACGGTCGGGGCGCAGATCGTGGAGGCGTACCGGGTGCATCACCCGAAGGCCTCCAAGAAGGAGGCCCGGGAGCGCGCGATCGACATGCTCGCCCGGGTCGGCATCCCGCAGCCCGAGAAGCGCTTCAGCGAGTACGGCCACCAGTTCTCCGGCGGCATGCGCCAGCGCGCGATGATCGCGATGGCGCTGGTCAACGACCCGCAACTGCTGATCGCGGACGAGCCCACCACGGCGCTCGACGTGACCGTGCAGGCGCAGATCCTCGACCTGATCCGGGACCTGCAGGAGGAGTTCGGCTCCGCGGTCATCATGATCACGCACGACCTGGGCGTCGTGGCCGAGCTCGCCGACGACGTCCTGGTCATGTACGGCGGCAAGATCATCGAGCGCGGCCCGGCGGCGGACGTGTTCCACGAGCCGCAGCACCCGTACACCTGGGGTCTGCTGGGCTCGATGCCGCGCCTCGACCGTGAGGTGCGCGACCGGCTCACTCCGGTGAAGGGCACGCCGCCGAGCCTCATCAACCTGCCGTCCGGCTGCGCGTTCCACCCGCGGTGTCCGTACGCGGGCCGCAACGGCGACCGGTCCTTCACCGAGGTGCCGGAGCTGCGCGGGGGCGTGCACGCGGTCGCGTGCCACATGTCGGCCGAACAGCGCCGGACGATCTTCGAGCAGGAAGTCGCTCCGAACCTGTGA
- a CDS encoding ABC transporter permease, whose amino-acid sequence MLTYLIRRIVNAVITLLVVTMVTFGIFFAVPTITGSDPALLYIGKTADEASLEGIRTKLGLDDSIPVQYGKFLKGLVAGRDYANGNDVTHCDAPCLGYSFKTEQEVTPLLLGDIPVTLSLAIGAAVLWVIAGVATGVLSALRRGSFLDRAAMTGALAGVSLPIYFTGQVALLVFVHQLGWLPDTGYTPITEDPAAWFTGLILPWVTLAFLFAATYARLTRANMLETLGEDYIRTARSKGLRERTVIGKHGLRSGLTPLVTVFGLDFGALLAGAILTEQVFNLRGLGYQALTAIRQNDLPVILGVTLLAATFIVIINLIVDLLYSVIDPRVRLS is encoded by the coding sequence GTGCTGACTTACCTCATCCGGCGGATCGTCAACGCCGTGATCACCCTGCTGGTGGTCACGATGGTGACCTTCGGCATCTTCTTCGCCGTGCCAACGATCACTGGCAGTGATCCGGCGCTGCTCTACATCGGCAAGACCGCCGACGAGGCATCGCTGGAGGGCATCCGGACCAAGCTGGGTCTCGACGACTCGATCCCGGTGCAGTACGGCAAGTTCCTGAAAGGCCTGGTGGCCGGCCGGGACTACGCCAACGGCAACGACGTCACGCACTGCGACGCGCCCTGCCTCGGCTACTCGTTCAAGACCGAGCAGGAGGTGACACCTCTGCTGCTCGGCGACATCCCGGTCACCCTGTCGCTGGCGATCGGCGCGGCGGTCCTGTGGGTCATCGCCGGCGTGGCGACGGGCGTCCTCTCGGCGCTCCGAAGAGGTAGCTTCCTCGACAGGGCGGCGATGACGGGAGCCCTGGCCGGCGTCTCGCTACCCATCTACTTCACCGGCCAGGTGGCGCTGCTGGTCTTCGTCCACCAGCTCGGCTGGCTTCCGGACACGGGCTACACGCCTATCACCGAGGACCCGGCGGCGTGGTTCACCGGCCTGATCCTTCCCTGGGTCACGCTGGCGTTCCTCTTCGCCGCCACCTATGCGCGGCTCACCCGTGCCAACATGCTCGAGACGCTCGGCGAGGACTACATCCGCACCGCGCGCTCGAAGGGTCTGCGCGAGCGTACGGTCATCGGAAAGCACGGGTTGCGCTCCGGCCTGACCCCGCTGGTCACCGTCTTCGGCCTCGACTTCGGTGCTCTGCTCGCCGGCGCCATCCTCACCGAGCAGGTGTTCAACCTGCGCGGCCTCGGATATCAGGCGCTCACGGCGATCCGCCAGAACGACCTGCCGGTGATCCTCGGGGTGACCCTGCTGGCGGCGACCTTCATCGTGATCATCAACCTCATCGTCGACCTGCTCTACAGCGTGATCGACCCGCGCGTACGGCTGAGCTGA
- a CDS encoding ABC transporter substrate-binding protein, which yields MVSKTRAVAAVGAVVALGLTAACGGNSNSDSKSGEGKSAFNAAITSVVNASEKKGGTLNLWSSQDADSWDPVRGYYAFVWNLNRLYTRKLMDYAAAPGEAGLKLTPDLAAAEPEISADKKTYTFKLKPGIKFDDGTPITSKDVKYGIERVFAQDVVPGGPSYLIEHLDQGQKYPGPYKDTDPNKLGLKSVETPDDTTIVFKLAKPFGDLPYLLAMPGAGPVPKARDTGAKYGEKPAASGPYMISEYAPGKSLKMVRNPHWDASTDTIRKALPDAVNLTITTNAEDLDSRLLAGTADLDTGQTGVQAKARAEILQDPKKKAYSDAPTTGFIRYAAMSTKVEPFTNIECRKAVIYAADPTSLQTARGGPVAGGDIGTNMLPPNIAGSDPQYDPYGRLQGKPQADKAKQALAACGKPEGFNTIIAVRNNRPAEIKTAEALQAALGTVGIKATIDQYDGAQVASVTGSPDNVHKKGYGIIIGGWGADWQTGTGYMQALVDSRYIQKNGNYNLAEISDPAIDKMFDDAALQTDPAKAAEIYKQLNTKVMEGAYYLPFVFDKALNYRNPRLTNVYVHDAFGMVDFQALGVSDGK from the coding sequence GTGGTCAGCAAGACAAGGGCGGTGGCGGCCGTTGGAGCCGTCGTCGCGTTGGGGCTCACCGCCGCTTGCGGTGGCAACTCCAACAGCGACAGCAAGAGCGGCGAGGGCAAGAGCGCCTTCAACGCTGCGATCACGTCGGTCGTCAACGCGAGCGAGAAAAAGGGCGGCACGCTCAACCTGTGGAGCTCACAGGACGCCGACTCGTGGGACCCCGTCCGGGGTTACTACGCCTTCGTGTGGAACCTCAACCGCCTCTACACCCGCAAGCTGATGGACTACGCCGCGGCGCCGGGTGAGGCGGGCCTCAAGCTCACGCCCGACCTGGCGGCGGCCGAGCCCGAGATCAGCGCGGACAAGAAGACCTACACCTTCAAGCTGAAGCCGGGCATCAAGTTCGACGACGGCACCCCGATCACGTCCAAGGACGTCAAGTACGGCATCGAGCGCGTCTTCGCGCAGGACGTCGTTCCCGGCGGCCCGTCGTACCTGATCGAGCACCTGGACCAGGGCCAGAAGTACCCCGGCCCCTACAAGGACACCGACCCGAACAAGCTGGGCCTGAAGTCGGTCGAGACGCCGGACGACACGACCATCGTCTTCAAGCTCGCCAAGCCGTTCGGTGACCTGCCGTACCTGCTGGCCATGCCGGGCGCGGGCCCCGTCCCGAAGGCCCGTGACACCGGCGCCAAGTACGGCGAGAAGCCCGCCGCCTCGGGCCCGTACATGATCTCCGAGTACGCCCCGGGCAAGAGCCTCAAGATGGTGCGCAACCCGCACTGGGACGCCAGCACCGACACGATCCGCAAGGCGCTGCCGGACGCGGTCAATTTGACCATCACGACCAACGCCGAGGACCTCGACTCCCGGCTGCTGGCCGGCACCGCCGACCTCGACACCGGCCAGACCGGTGTGCAGGCGAAGGCCCGCGCCGAGATCCTGCAGGACCCGAAGAAGAAGGCCTACTCGGACGCGCCGACCACCGGCTTCATCCGGTACGCGGCCATGTCCACCAAGGTCGAGCCCTTCACCAACATCGAGTGCCGCAAGGCCGTGATCTACGCGGCCGACCCGACCTCGCTGCAGACCGCCCGTGGCGGCCCGGTGGCCGGCGGTGACATCGGCACGAACATGCTGCCGCCGAACATCGCGGGCTCCGACCCGCAGTACGACCCGTACGGTCGTCTGCAGGGCAAGCCGCAGGCCGACAAGGCCAAGCAGGCGCTGGCCGCCTGTGGCAAGCCGGAAGGCTTCAACACGATCATCGCGGTCCGCAACAACCGTCCCGCCGAGATCAAGACCGCCGAGGCGCTCCAGGCCGCGCTGGGCACCGTGGGCATCAAGGCCACGATCGACCAGTACGACGGTGCGCAGGTGGCCTCGGTCACCGGTTCGCCGGACAACGTCCACAAGAAGGGCTACGGCATCATCATCGGTGGCTGGGGTGCCGACTGGCAGACCGGCACCGGTTACATGCAGGCGCTCGTGGACAGCCGTTACATCCAGAAGAACGGCAACTACAACCTGGCCGAGATCAGCGACCCGGCGATCGACAAGATGTTCGACGACGCTGCCCTGCAGACCGACCCGGCCAAGGCCGCGGAGATCTACAAGCAGCTCAACACGAAGGTCATGGAGGGCGCGTACTACCTGCCCTTCGTCTTCGACAAGGCGCTCAACTACCGCAACCCGCGGCTGACGAACGTCTACGTCCACGACGCGTTCGGCATGGTCGACTTCCAGGCCCTCGGCGTCAGCGACGGTAAGTAA
- the recR gene encoding recombination mediator RecR: MYEGAIQDLIDELGRLPGVGPKSAQRIAFHILSADPADVNRLATSLRKVKELVRFCTTCFNVAESELCRVCRDTRRTNEVLCVVEEPKDVVAIERTGEFRGRYHVLGGAINPLEGIGPDNLRIRELLARLGTGEVRELILATDPNTEGEATATYLALMVKPMGIAVTRLASGLPVGGDLEYADEITLGRAFEGRRAV; this comes from the coding sequence CTGATCGACGAGCTCGGCCGGCTCCCGGGCGTCGGCCCGAAGAGCGCCCAGCGGATCGCGTTCCACATCCTCTCCGCGGATCCCGCCGACGTGAACCGGCTGGCCACCTCCCTGCGCAAGGTGAAGGAGCTGGTCCGCTTCTGCACGACCTGCTTCAACGTCGCCGAGTCCGAGCTGTGCCGGGTGTGCCGCGACACGCGCCGTACCAACGAGGTGCTCTGCGTCGTCGAGGAGCCCAAGGACGTCGTGGCGATCGAGCGCACCGGCGAGTTCCGCGGCCGGTATCACGTCCTGGGTGGCGCCATCAATCCGCTCGAGGGCATCGGGCCCGACAACCTGCGCATCCGCGAGCTTCTCGCGCGCCTCGGCACGGGTGAGGTGCGGGAGCTGATCCTGGCCACCGACCCGAACACCGAGGGCGAGGCGACCGCCACCTATCTGGCGCTGATGGTGAAGCCGATGGGGATCGCCGTGACCCGGCTGGCGAGCGGCCTGCCGGTCGGCGGCGATCTGGAGTACGCGGACGAGATCACGCTGGGCCGCGCGTTCGAGGGTCGCCGCGCCGTCTGA
- a CDS encoding HNH endonuclease family protein, giving the protein MPPSPAPRWALRLGAALLASLTVAGCEVTVTEPGSDSGGISSTRNSGDARARLADLTVAEAGSMRGYRRDKFPHWRSTGDNCDVRDTVLTRDGTKVKFSGCNVVAGTWISVYDGDRLTDPAKVDIDHMVPLANAWRSGASSWTTDRREEFANDLDDPQLVAVSATANRSKGDQDPSTWKPERTEAWCQYAADWITVKARWKLTVTDKEKAALTDMLEKCR; this is encoded by the coding sequence GTGCCCCCTTCCCCGGCTCCCCGCTGGGCGCTGCGTCTCGGCGCCGCCCTGCTCGCCTCCCTCACCGTCGCCGGCTGCGAGGTGACCGTCACCGAGCCGGGCTCCGACTCGGGCGGCATCAGCTCCACGAGGAACTCCGGCGACGCCCGCGCCCGGCTGGCCGACCTGACCGTCGCCGAGGCGGGGTCGATGCGCGGATACCGCCGCGACAAGTTCCCGCACTGGCGCAGCACCGGCGACAACTGCGACGTCCGGGACACGGTCCTCACACGCGACGGGACCAAGGTCAAGTTCTCGGGCTGCAACGTCGTCGCGGGTACCTGGATCAGCGTGTACGACGGCGACCGGCTCACCGACCCGGCGAAGGTCGACATCGACCACATGGTGCCCCTGGCCAACGCGTGGCGTTCGGGGGCGAGCTCCTGGACCACCGACCGGCGGGAGGAGTTCGCCAACGACCTCGACGATCCCCAGCTCGTCGCGGTGTCGGCGACCGCCAACCGGTCCAAGGGCGACCAGGACCCGTCCACCTGGAAGCCCGAGCGCACCGAGGCCTGGTGCCAGTACGCCGCCGATTGGATTACGGTCAAGGCCCGCTGGAAATTGACGGTGACCGACAAGGAGAAAGCCGCGCTCACCGACATGCTGGAGAAGTGCCGATGA
- a CDS encoding ABC transporter ATP-binding protein → MTNAARRDENLLEVTGLQMHFPITKGLFKRKVGAVRAVDGIDLSVKAGETLGLVGESGCGKSTTGRLMTRILEPTGGKVHFEGRDVSHVGNRGLRPLRRDVQMIFQDPYSSLNPRHTVGTIISAPLQIQKMPTPNGLKRAVQDLLKLVGLNPEHYNRYPHEFSGGQRQRIGIARALALRPKLIVADEPVSALDVSIQAQVVNLLDDLQREFDLTYVFIAHDLSVVRHISDRVAVMYLGKVVEIADRDQLYKNPRHPYTVALMSAVPVPDPARRDSAQRERVLLTGDVPSPINPPSGCRFRTRCWKAQDICATEEPPLVARLDDPASHQTACHFPIAENETVSGRRPAGASA, encoded by the coding sequence ATGACGAACGCGGCTCGGCGCGACGAGAATCTGCTCGAGGTCACCGGCCTGCAGATGCACTTCCCCATCACCAAGGGCCTGTTCAAGCGCAAGGTCGGTGCGGTGCGCGCGGTCGACGGCATCGATCTGTCGGTCAAGGCGGGCGAGACGCTGGGCCTGGTCGGCGAGTCCGGCTGCGGCAAGTCCACCACCGGCCGACTGATGACCCGGATCCTGGAGCCGACCGGCGGCAAGGTCCACTTCGAGGGTCGCGACGTCAGCCACGTGGGCAACAGGGGCCTGCGCCCGCTCCGCCGTGACGTGCAGATGATTTTCCAGGACCCGTACTCGTCGCTGAACCCGCGGCACACGGTCGGCACGATCATCTCGGCGCCGCTGCAGATCCAGAAGATGCCGACGCCGAACGGCCTCAAGCGCGCGGTGCAGGACCTGCTCAAGCTGGTCGGCCTCAACCCGGAGCACTACAACCGCTACCCGCACGAGTTCTCCGGCGGCCAGCGCCAGCGCATCGGCATCGCCCGCGCCCTGGCGCTGCGGCCCAAGCTGATCGTCGCCGACGAGCCGGTGTCCGCGCTGGACGTGTCGATCCAGGCGCAGGTGGTCAACCTCCTCGACGACCTGCAGCGCGAGTTCGACCTGACCTACGTGTTCATCGCGCACGACCTGTCGGTGGTCCGGCACATCTCGGACCGGGTCGCGGTCATGTACCTGGGCAAGGTCGTCGAGATCGCCGACCGCGACCAGCTCTACAAGAACCCGCGCCACCCGTACACGGTCGCGCTGATGTCGGCCGTCCCGGTGCCGGATCCGGCCCGCCGCGACAGCGCTCAGCGCGAGCGCGTGCTGCTGACCGGCGACGTGCCGAGCCCGATCAACCCGCCGTCGGGATGCCGCTTCCGGACCCGCTGCTGGAAGGCCCAGGACATCTGCGCCACGGAGGAGCCGCCGCTGGTGGCGCGCCTCGATGACCCGGCCTCGCACCAGACGGCCTGCCACTTCCCGATCGCGGAGAACGAGACGGTGTCGGGTCGCCGTCCGGCCGGGGCGTCCGCATAA
- a CDS encoding ABC transporter permease, protein MSIGPEASITDERSAPTDDPADVRDSGEKAVAGRSLKQIAWRRLKRDKVAMTGGAVVIGLVILAILAPLLTRWFGHPINEFHNDQIDATLGTPIGPWGGISKEFILGVEPTSGRDVFSRIVYGAQTTLVVAVFSAIVSTALGTLFGLAAGYLGGWVDSVISRVMDFLLAFPQLLFAIALVSVLPDDLFGLDGRWSRVIVLISVIGFFGWPYIGRIVRGQTLSLREREFVEASKSLGARSGRILFRELLPNLAAPILVYTTLIIPTNILTDAALSFLGVGIPPPNPSWGGMLSEALSYYTSDPMYMIIPGVMIFVTVLAFNLFGDGLRDALDPKAR, encoded by the coding sequence ATGTCGATCGGCCCAGAGGCGTCGATAACCGATGAGCGTTCGGCGCCCACCGACGACCCCGCCGACGTCCGCGACAGCGGCGAGAAGGCGGTCGCCGGTCGGTCGCTGAAGCAGATCGCCTGGCGGCGGCTCAAGCGCGACAAGGTCGCCATGACCGGCGGCGCCGTCGTGATCGGGCTCGTGATCCTTGCGATCCTCGCGCCCCTGCTCACGCGGTGGTTCGGTCACCCGATCAACGAGTTCCACAATGACCAGATCGATGCCACGCTCGGCACGCCGATCGGCCCGTGGGGCGGCATCAGCAAGGAATTCATCCTCGGTGTGGAGCCGACGTCCGGCCGCGACGTCTTCAGCCGCATCGTCTACGGCGCGCAGACCACTCTGGTCGTGGCGGTGTTCTCCGCGATCGTGTCCACCGCGCTCGGCACCCTGTTCGGTCTCGCCGCCGGCTACCTGGGCGGCTGGGTCGACTCGGTGATCAGCCGGGTCATGGACTTCCTGCTGGCCTTCCCGCAGCTGCTCTTCGCGATCGCCCTGGTCTCCGTCCTCCCCGACGATCTGTTCGGGCTGGACGGGCGCTGGTCGCGGGTGATCGTGCTGATCAGCGTCATCGGGTTCTTCGGCTGGCCGTACATCGGGCGCATCGTCCGCGGGCAGACGCTCTCCCTGCGGGAGCGGGAGTTCGTCGAGGCCTCGAAGAGCCTCGGCGCCCGGTCCGGGCGCATCCTCTTCCGGGAGCTGCTGCCCAATCTGGCCGCGCCGATCCTCGTCTACACCACTCTGATCATCCCCACCAACATCCTGACGGATGCCGCGCTGAGCTTCCTGGGTGTGGGCATTCCGCCGCCGAACCCCTCGTGGGGCGGCATGCTGTCGGAGGCGTTGAGCTACTACACGTCGGATCCGATGTACATGATCATTCCGGGCGTCATGATCTTCGTGACCGTATTGGCCTTCAACCTGTTCGGTGACGGCCTGCGTGACGCTCTCGATCCGAAGGCCCGCTGA
- a CDS encoding beta-N-acetylhexosaminidase, whose amino-acid sequence MAKPALIRLLAVAVLGLPAVVAPAPASAGTPPDTPALTSVIPAPAEVTPASGTSFRLGPRTVIRTQPGSRAARAVGERLAEDLRPATGYPLPVVSTVRRGTPSISLMLGTGLGAEGYRLTVGASAITIQAEQPAGLFAGTRTLLQLLPAQIDSPTPVRRSWAVAGGRIVDHPRFAYRGAMLDLARHFHTPDEVKSYVDEISRFKVNHLHLHLSDDQGWRIQIESWPRLTTVSGGPGTGVDGAGPGYLTRAQYTDLVAYAAARFVTIVPEIDMPGHVNAAQVAYPELACDGVAPPPRTDTAVGYSSLCIGSETTYRFVDDVLRELAAMTPGPYLHIGGDEAHATPEADYLSFMARVLPLVARHGKTASGWNEIAKSPASATAIAQYWDTASANPTVAAAVARGTKVVMSPADRAYLDMKYDRHTPLGLSWAGYIEVRTAYDWDPATRVTGIGEPAILGVEAPLWSETLRTLDDIEFMAFPRLPAIAELGWSPPATHDWNSFATRLGAYGPRWELRDVNFYPSPQIVWG is encoded by the coding sequence ATGGCCAAACCCGCGCTCATCCGCCTGCTCGCCGTGGCAGTACTGGGTCTCCCCGCGGTCGTGGCGCCCGCGCCGGCATCGGCCGGGACGCCGCCCGACACTCCGGCCCTGACCAGCGTCATTCCCGCCCCGGCGGAGGTCACCCCCGCCTCCGGCACGAGCTTCCGGCTCGGGCCGCGCACCGTCATCCGGACGCAGCCGGGCTCCCGCGCGGCCCGTGCCGTCGGTGAGCGGCTGGCCGAGGATCTGCGCCCGGCGACCGGTTATCCACTGCCGGTCGTCTCGACCGTACGCCGGGGCACACCGTCGATCTCCCTGATGCTCGGCACGGGGCTCGGAGCCGAGGGCTATCGGCTCACCGTCGGCGCCTCCGCGATCACCATCCAGGCGGAGCAGCCCGCCGGGCTCTTCGCCGGGACGCGGACCCTGCTGCAACTGCTGCCCGCTCAGATCGACTCGCCGACGCCGGTTCGGCGCTCGTGGGCCGTGGCGGGCGGCCGCATCGTCGACCATCCGCGGTTCGCCTACCGCGGGGCGATGTTGGATCTCGCCCGGCACTTTCACACCCCCGACGAGGTCAAGAGCTACGTCGACGAGATCAGCCGGTTCAAGGTCAACCACCTGCACCTGCACCTCTCGGATGACCAGGGGTGGCGCATCCAGATCGAGAGCTGGCCCCGGCTGACGACCGTGAGCGGCGGTCCGGGCACCGGGGTCGACGGCGCCGGCCCCGGCTACCTCACCAGGGCCCAATACACCGATCTTGTCGCGTACGCCGCCGCGCGGTTCGTGACCATCGTGCCGGAGATCGACATGCCCGGGCACGTGAACGCCGCCCAGGTGGCCTATCCGGAGCTGGCCTGCGACGGGGTGGCCCCGCCGCCGCGGACGGACACCGCCGTCGGGTACAGCTCGCTGTGCATCGGCTCGGAGACGACGTACCGGTTCGTCGACGACGTGCTCCGCGAGCTGGCCGCCATGACGCCGGGGCCGTACCTGCACATCGGCGGCGACGAGGCGCATGCCACGCCGGAGGCCGACTACCTGTCCTTCATGGCGCGGGTGCTGCCTCTGGTGGCTCGGCACGGCAAGACCGCGTCCGGATGGAACGAGATCGCGAAGTCCCCGGCCTCGGCGACCGCGATCGCCCAGTACTGGGACACCGCCTCGGCCAATCCCACCGTGGCGGCCGCGGTGGCCCGGGGCACGAAGGTGGTCATGTCACCGGCCGACCGGGCGTACCTCGACATGAAGTACGACCGCCACACCCCGCTGGGCCTGTCCTGGGCCGGCTACATCGAGGTGCGGACGGCGTACGACTGGGACCCGGCGACCCGCGTGACCGGGATCGGCGAGCCGGCGATCCTCGGCGTTGAAGCCCCGTTGTGGTCGGAGACTCTCCGCACCCTGGACGACATCGAGTTCATGGCGTTCCCGCGGCTACCGGCCATCGCGGAACTGGGCTGGTCGCCGCCGGCCACCCACGACTGGAACTCCTTCGCCACCCGCCTCGGCGCCTACGGCCCCCGCTGGGAGCTCAGAGACGTGAACTTCTATCCGTCGCCGCAGATCGTCTGGGGTTGA